One region of Anaeromyxobacter paludicola genomic DNA includes:
- a CDS encoding S8 family serine peptidase — MRRLLLLAAAGLVACGGTGSNGTGTTTQAVSSSTATRRVLVGFKSGMNTAAVLQRGGSIRSRWDALDAVSAEVPSSAVAKLAADPSVAFVESDRAVSADAAIQGAGEDPWGNLAVRAVQARAQGFTGDAVHVCVIDTGIDDGHPEFARGAGTVFGAGYDFVDADAFPIDAGCNVAGACAWGEGHGTHVTGTIAAQLGAASAASPARLNMAGVAPGVVVHEYRVLGLDGYGTTEAVINGILSCADLPFARRVANLSLGSDEPSQVEQKAFQYAWAKGVLTFAAAGNAGTSALHYPASYPNVVSVAAVDANLQRASFSQYNRQVELAGPGVDVLSALPRGVGRLAAVTVGASTFAAEPVTFTAVGSVTGPVVPCGICDASTACGAQAAPFVALCDRGTITFAEKVQNAQAAGATAVIIANSLRDPPDSAGSFTLGAASATWPPVASISHNSGVAAKALLPAEGTVAITTADYGFLQGTSMATPHVAGCAAVAWAAHPGYANSDLRDLLRATAQDLGKPGRDPEFGFGLVDCLAAATAP; from the coding sequence ATGCGGCGATTGCTTCTCCTGGCGGCGGCGGGCTTGGTGGCCTGCGGCGGCACTGGCTCGAACGGCACCGGCACCACCACCCAGGCGGTCTCCTCCTCCACCGCGACCCGGCGCGTGCTCGTCGGCTTCAAGTCGGGCATGAACACGGCGGCGGTGCTGCAGCGCGGCGGCAGCATCCGCAGCCGCTGGGACGCCCTCGACGCGGTGAGCGCCGAGGTGCCCTCGAGCGCGGTGGCGAAGCTCGCGGCCGATCCCTCGGTGGCCTTCGTCGAGAGCGACCGGGCCGTCTCGGCCGACGCGGCCATCCAGGGCGCGGGCGAGGACCCCTGGGGCAACCTCGCCGTGCGCGCGGTGCAGGCGCGGGCGCAGGGCTTCACCGGCGACGCGGTCCACGTCTGCGTCATCGACACCGGCATCGACGACGGCCACCCCGAGTTCGCCCGCGGCGCCGGCACCGTGTTCGGCGCCGGCTACGACTTCGTGGACGCGGACGCCTTCCCGATCGACGCCGGCTGCAACGTCGCGGGCGCCTGCGCCTGGGGCGAGGGGCACGGCACGCACGTGACCGGCACCATCGCGGCCCAGCTCGGCGCCGCGAGCGCCGCGAGCCCGGCGCGGCTCAACATGGCCGGCGTGGCGCCGGGGGTGGTGGTCCACGAGTACCGGGTGCTCGGGCTCGACGGCTACGGCACCACCGAGGCGGTCATCAACGGCATCCTCTCCTGCGCCGACCTGCCGTTCGCGCGCCGGGTGGCGAACCTCTCGCTCGGCTCCGACGAGCCGTCGCAGGTGGAGCAGAAGGCCTTCCAGTACGCCTGGGCGAAGGGGGTGCTCACCTTCGCCGCCGCCGGCAACGCCGGCACCTCGGCGCTCCACTACCCGGCCTCCTATCCGAACGTCGTCTCGGTCGCGGCGGTGGACGCGAACCTGCAGCGCGCCTCGTTCTCCCAGTACAACCGGCAGGTGGAGCTCGCCGGACCGGGCGTGGACGTGCTCTCGGCGCTGCCGCGCGGTGTCGGCCGGCTCGCCGCGGTGACGGTGGGCGCCTCGACCTTCGCGGCCGAGCCGGTGACCTTCACCGCCGTCGGCTCGGTCACCGGGCCGGTGGTGCCCTGCGGCATCTGCGACGCGAGCACCGCCTGCGGCGCCCAGGCGGCCCCGTTCGTCGCCCTGTGCGACCGCGGGACCATCACCTTCGCCGAGAAGGTGCAGAACGCCCAGGCGGCCGGCGCCACGGCGGTGATCATCGCCAACAGCCTGCGCGACCCGCCCGACTCCGCGGGCAGCTTCACGCTCGGCGCCGCGAGCGCGACCTGGCCGCCGGTCGCGTCCATCTCCCACAACTCCGGCGTCGCTGCGAAGGCGCTCCTCCCGGCGGAGGGCACCGTCGCCATCACCACCGCCGATTACGGCTTCCTCCAGGGCACCTCGATGGCCACGCCCCACGTCGCCGGCTGCGCCGCGGTGGCCTGGGCGGCCCACCCCGGGTACGCCAACAGCGACCTCCGCGACCTCCTCCGCGCCACGGCGCAGGATCTCGGCAAGCCGGGCCGCGACCCCGAGTTCGGCTTCGGCCTCGTCGATTGCCTCGCGGCGGCCACCGCGCCCTGA
- a CDS encoding SDR family oxidoreductase: MPKRERVALVTGAGVRVGRVIAQELSRAGYTVAAHYHRHRPPRGLAAFAADLSTPEGPAALARAFRARFSRLDLLVNSAAGFEPAPLARLDAEGFDAQMDLNARAPLLLARALLPLLGRARGSIVNVLDVGGAFVPWKGFAAYVSSKAALARATECLALELAPRIRVNGVAPGTVLWPEEYPASLRRELTRRIPLRRAGRPEDVAQAVRYLAEAPYVTGAILPVDGGRRLFGRG, encoded by the coding sequence ATGCCGAAGAGAGAGCGCGTCGCGCTCGTCACCGGGGCCGGGGTCCGCGTCGGGCGCGTCATCGCGCAGGAGCTCTCGCGCGCCGGGTACACGGTGGCGGCCCACTACCACCGCCACCGCCCGCCGCGCGGGCTCGCGGCCTTCGCCGCCGACCTCTCCACGCCGGAGGGGCCGGCGGCGCTGGCCCGCGCCTTCCGCGCCCGCTTCTCCCGCCTCGACCTCCTCGTCAACAGCGCCGCCGGGTTCGAGCCGGCGCCCCTCGCCCGGCTCGACGCCGAGGGGTTCGACGCGCAGATGGACCTGAACGCCCGCGCGCCGCTCCTCCTCGCCCGGGCGCTCCTCCCCCTCCTCGGGCGGGCCCGCGGCTCGATCGTGAACGTGCTCGACGTGGGCGGCGCCTTCGTCCCCTGGAAGGGCTTCGCCGCCTACGTGAGCTCGAAGGCGGCCCTGGCGCGCGCGACCGAGTGCCTGGCGCTCGAGCTGGCGCCCCGGATCCGGGTGAACGGGGTCGCCCCCGGCACCGTGCTCTGGCCGGAGGAGTACCCGGCGTCCCTGCGGCGCGAGCTCACCCGCCGCATCCCCCTGCGCCGGGCCGGCCGGCCGGAGGACGTGGCCCAGGCCGTCCGCTACCTGGCCGAGGCGCCGTACGTCACCGGGGCGATCCTGCCCGTGGACGGCGGGCGCCGCCTCTTCGGCCGCGGCTGA
- the erpA gene encoding iron-sulfur cluster insertion protein ErpA, whose translation MDATTTTPQTTTPPVAPPAEANFIVLTDKAVEMVKAAMAQESLDGYGIRVGVVGGGCSGFQYSMDFEKEQKDGDVALTQDGITVFVDPMSAMYLQGVTVDYVTGLQGAGFKFNNPNARNTCGCGQSFSY comes from the coding sequence ATGGACGCGACCACCACCACCCCCCAGACCACCACCCCGCCCGTGGCGCCGCCCGCCGAGGCCAACTTCATCGTCCTCACCGACAAGGCCGTCGAGATGGTGAAGGCCGCCATGGCCCAGGAGAGCCTCGACGGCTACGGCATCCGCGTCGGCGTCGTCGGCGGCGGCTGCTCGGGCTTCCAGTACTCGATGGACTTCGAGAAGGAGCAGAAGGACGGCGACGTGGCGCTCACGCAGGACGGGATCACGGTCTTCGTCGACCCGATGAGCGCGATGTACCTGCAGGGCGTGACCGTGGACTACGTGACGGGGCTGCAGGGCGCTGGGTTCAAGTTCAACAACCCCAACGCCCGCAACACCTGCGGCTGCGGCCAGTCGTTCTCGTACTGA
- a CDS encoding MBL fold metallo-hydrolase, translated as MLVVRSVAVGPFAENTFLAGCDRTGEAILIDPGGELPRVLALREPGGFSVKRILLTHGHIDHVAGAAEAAEATGAPVEIHPADLDWFDAIEDHGEMFGFTGVRAPPIARHLAGGDRLQVGDEQLRVIHTPGHTRGGCSLFFEAARVLFTGDALFVGSVGRTDLPGGDFRVLARSLREKVFPLGDDVRFYPGHGAAGLLGDERRNNPFVGQGRQL; from the coding sequence ATGCTCGTGGTCCGCTCCGTCGCCGTCGGCCCGTTCGCCGAGAACACCTTCCTCGCCGGGTGCGACCGCACGGGCGAGGCGATCCTGATCGACCCGGGCGGGGAGCTGCCGCGGGTGCTCGCGCTCCGCGAGCCGGGCGGCTTCTCGGTGAAGCGCATCCTGCTCACGCACGGCCACATCGACCACGTGGCGGGCGCCGCCGAGGCGGCCGAGGCCACCGGCGCGCCGGTCGAGATCCACCCGGCCGACCTCGACTGGTTCGACGCCATCGAGGACCACGGCGAGATGTTCGGCTTCACCGGGGTGCGGGCGCCCCCCATCGCCCGCCACCTCGCCGGCGGCGACCGGCTCCAGGTGGGCGACGAGCAGCTCCGGGTGATCCACACGCCGGGGCACACCCGGGGCGGCTGCTCGCTCTTCTTCGAGGCGGCGCGCGTGCTCTTCACCGGGGACGCGCTCTTCGTGGGCTCGGTCGGCCGGACCGACCTGCCCGGCGGCGACTTCCGGGTGCTGGCGCGGTCGCTGCGCGAGAAGGTCTTCCCGCTCGGCGACGACGTCCGCTTCTACCCGGGGCACGGCGCGGCCGGGCTGCTCGGCGACGAGCGGCGCAACAACCCCTTCGTCGGCCAGGGGCGACAGCTGTAG
- a CDS encoding aldehyde dehydrogenase family protein, whose translation MPALKLQLETQLFVGGEFRAARSGRRFATVNPATEEVVAEIAEGGADDVDEAVRAARAAFESGDWPKLGGKERGELLWRMGELVKGRWLEPLSEAETADTGKTLFDSGRVEIPLAGDILQYYAGWATKLEGATIPVRGNAFAYTLRQPVGVAGLVVPWNFPLLLACWKLAPALAAGCTVVLKPSSQTPLTALLLARVAEEAGLPPGVLNVVPGPGGAAGLALVRHPGVDKIAFTGSTEVGQEVMRAAAGGVKRVTLELGGKSPNLVFADAHLRAAAKGALGGIFYNKGEVCAAGSRLLVERSAFDEVAGLVVEGAKKLVLGDPRRKETRLGPLVSAAQREKVLSYVKAGHEEGAPILCGGGAASVEGKGFYVQPTVLGPVRNDSRLAREEVFGPVLAVVPFDDEADAIRLANETAYGLAAGVWTADVKRAHRVARALRAGTVWVNTYNLYDPALPFGGVKQSGFGRELGEAGLEAYTETKSVWVDLG comes from the coding sequence ATGCCGGCACTGAAGCTCCAGCTCGAGACGCAGCTCTTCGTCGGTGGCGAGTTCCGCGCGGCGCGGTCGGGCCGGCGGTTCGCCACCGTGAACCCCGCCACCGAGGAGGTGGTGGCCGAGATCGCCGAGGGCGGGGCGGACGACGTGGACGAGGCGGTCCGGGCGGCCCGCGCCGCCTTCGAGTCGGGCGACTGGCCGAAGCTGGGCGGCAAGGAGCGGGGCGAGCTCCTCTGGCGCATGGGCGAGCTCGTGAAGGGGCGCTGGCTCGAGCCGCTCTCCGAGGCGGAGACGGCCGACACCGGCAAGACCCTCTTCGACTCGGGGCGGGTCGAGATCCCGCTCGCCGGCGACATCCTCCAGTACTACGCGGGCTGGGCCACCAAGCTCGAGGGGGCCACCATCCCGGTCCGCGGGAACGCCTTCGCCTACACGCTGCGCCAGCCGGTGGGCGTGGCGGGGCTCGTGGTGCCGTGGAACTTCCCGCTCCTGCTCGCCTGCTGGAAGCTCGCCCCCGCGCTCGCGGCCGGCTGCACGGTGGTGCTGAAGCCCTCGTCCCAGACGCCGCTCACGGCGCTGCTCCTCGCGCGCGTGGCCGAGGAGGCGGGGCTGCCGCCGGGGGTGCTGAACGTGGTGCCGGGGCCCGGCGGCGCGGCCGGCCTGGCGCTGGTGCGCCACCCGGGCGTGGACAAGATCGCCTTCACCGGCTCGACGGAGGTGGGGCAGGAGGTGATGCGCGCCGCCGCGGGCGGCGTGAAGCGGGTCACGCTGGAGCTCGGCGGGAAGAGCCCCAACCTCGTCTTCGCCGACGCCCACCTGCGCGCGGCGGCCAAGGGGGCGCTGGGCGGCATCTTCTACAACAAGGGAGAGGTCTGCGCGGCCGGGTCCCGGCTCCTCGTGGAGCGCTCCGCCTTCGACGAGGTGGCGGGGCTGGTGGTCGAGGGGGCGAAGAAGCTCGTCCTCGGCGATCCGCGGAGGAAGGAGACCCGGCTCGGGCCGCTCGTCTCGGCGGCGCAGCGCGAGAAGGTGCTCTCGTACGTGAAGGCGGGGCACGAGGAGGGCGCCCCCATCCTCTGCGGCGGCGGGGCGGCGAGCGTGGAGGGCAAGGGGTTCTACGTGCAGCCCACCGTGCTCGGGCCCGTGCGGAACGACTCCCGCCTCGCGCGCGAGGAGGTGTTCGGCCCGGTGCTGGCCGTCGTCCCGTTCGACGACGAGGCGGACGCGATCCGGCTCGCGAACGAGACCGCGTACGGCCTCGCCGCGGGCGTCTGGACCGCCGACGTGAAGCGGGCCCACCGCGTCGCGAGGGCCCTGCGCGCCGGCACCGTCTGGGTGAACACCTACAACCTCTACGACCCCGCCCTCCCCTTCGGCGGCGTGAAGCAGTCCGGCTTCGGCCGGGAGCTCGGGGAGGCGGGGCTCGAGGCCTACAC